Genomic DNA from Nitrosospira lacus:
TGCCGATATAGCGTCCATTGTGCAGGCTGCGGCGCAAGCGGCTCAGCTTCCCACCCCGCCTGCCTACCACCTGGCGCTTGTGGAAGAGCAGGATTGGGTACGGATAACGCAATCGCAATTCGATCCGATACAGATATCGTCACGCTTGTGGATCGTCCCCACCTGGCATCGGGCGCCCGATCCCGCCGCCATCAACCTGGCACTCGATCCCGGATTGGCCTTCGGCACAGGCAGTCATCCTACCACCCAGCTTTGCCTTGCCTGGCTTGACGAAAATCTGCAAGGAGGCGAAGATCTTCTTGATTACGGTTGTGGTTCCGGCATACTTGCTATTGCCGCGTCGAAGCTCGGCGCCCGCTACGTGGTGGGCGTGGACATAGATGCGCAGGCGGTTGCAGCCAGTCGCGAAAATGCATTGCTTAATCAATGTGACGAAACAGCAATTGAGTTTCATGCGGCGCATTTGGCGACTTGGGAAGATTCCGCACGTGAAGCCTGGGCGGATGTGGTTCTCGCCAATATTCTTGCCAATCC
This window encodes:
- the prmA gene encoding 50S ribosomal protein L11 methyltransferase, translated to MSWISLTLETDDLHAEILSDAMLELGALSTDIHDAAAGTEREQPLFDEPGELAGEIWSMSELTALFEADADIASIVQAAAQAAQLPTPPAYHLALVEEQDWVRITQSQFDPIQISSRLWIVPTWHRAPDPAAINLALDPGLAFGTGSHPTTQLCLAWLDENLQGGEDLLDYGCGSGILAIAASKLGARYVVGVDIDAQAVAASRENALLNQCDETAIEFHAAHLATWEDSAREAWADVVLANILANPLIMLAPILTRAVRPGGHIVLSGILVEQAEEVRHAYREWCNMHVADVREGWVLLTGIRT